A genome region from Jeotgalibacillus aurantiacus includes the following:
- a CDS encoding DUF1499 domain-containing protein, whose amino-acid sequence MKNRLENGRLLPISSKPNNVSTQTDQSDKKMEPLPYRGSKEDSKARLKKILHANEKITIKNESENMIYAIETSSFFRFKDDIDFLFDDENQVIHFRSASRTGYSDMGVNKKRMQKITELYMEEI is encoded by the coding sequence ATGAAAAACAGACTCGAAAACGGACGGCTGCTGCCGATCTCAAGTAAACCGAACAACGTATCAACCCAAACAGATCAGTCAGATAAAAAAATGGAGCCGCTGCCTTACAGAGGTAGCAAAGAAGATTCAAAAGCAAGATTGAAAAAAATCCTGCATGCGAATGAAAAGATCACGATCAAGAATGAATCGGAAAACATGATTTATGCAATCGAAACATCATCTTTCTTCCGGTTCAAGGATGATATTGATTTTTTATTTGATGATGAAAACCAGGTGATCCATTTTCGTTCAGCCTCAAGAACCGGCTATTCGGACATGGGAGTAAATAAAAAACGGATGCAGAAAATCACTGAATTGTATATGGAGGAGATTTAA